One Bacillus sp. FJAT-52991 genomic region harbors:
- a CDS encoding TIGR01212 family radical SAM protein (This family includes YhcC from E. coli K-12, an uncharacterized radical SAM protein.), whose product MNANPFPYASDNKRYHTWNYHLRHTFGHKVFKVALDGGFDCPNRDGTVAFGGCTFCSAAGSGDFAGNRADDLEKQFHDIKEKMHHKWKDGKYMAYFQAYTNTHAPVEVLREKYESVLKQEGVVALSIATRPDCLPDDVIEYLAELNERTYLWVELGLQTVHEKTARIINRAHDFETYVEGVEKLRKHNIRICSHIINGLPLETPEMMMETAKVVSQLDVQGIKIHLLHLLKGTPMVKQYEKGLLEFLSFEDYVQLVCDQLEILPPEMIIHRITGDGPIDLMVGPMWSVNKWAVLNAIDAELKRRDSWQGKFFQIEKSLS is encoded by the coding sequence ATGAATGCCAACCCATTTCCTTATGCCAGTGATAACAAACGCTATCATACATGGAACTACCATTTGCGACATACATTTGGTCATAAAGTATTTAAAGTAGCTCTAGACGGCGGATTCGACTGCCCAAATCGTGATGGCACCGTAGCATTTGGCGGCTGCACGTTTTGCAGTGCGGCTGGTTCCGGTGACTTTGCTGGAAACCGAGCCGACGATCTTGAAAAACAATTTCATGACATTAAAGAAAAAATGCATCATAAATGGAAAGATGGCAAATATATGGCCTACTTTCAAGCGTACACGAACACTCATGCTCCGGTTGAGGTGCTGCGAGAAAAATATGAATCGGTACTCAAGCAAGAGGGCGTCGTCGCCTTATCGATTGCCACTCGGCCAGATTGCTTGCCTGATGATGTCATCGAATACTTAGCTGAACTCAATGAACGCACCTATCTTTGGGTTGAGCTCGGCTTGCAAACTGTTCATGAAAAAACCGCCCGAATCATTAATCGCGCTCATGATTTTGAAACATATGTAGAAGGCGTTGAAAAACTAAGGAAACATAACATCCGTATCTGTTCCCATATTATTAACGGATTGCCGCTTGAAACACCAGAGATGATGATGGAAACAGCCAAAGTTGTCAGTCAACTAGATGTGCAAGGCATTAAAATTCATTTATTGCATTTACTAAAAGGAACGCCAATGGTCAAGCAATATGAAAAAGGATTATTGGAATTCTTATCATTTGAGGACTACGTCCAGCTCGTCTGTGATCAATTAGAAATTTTACCGCCAGAAATGATTATTCATCGAATTACAGGAGATGGACCGATTGATTTAATGGTTGGGCCGATGTGGAGTGTGAATAAGTGGGCCGTATTAAATGCCATTGATGCGGAATTGAAACGTCGCGATAGCTGGCAGGGGAAATTTTTTCAAATAGAAAAGAGTCTTTCATAG
- a CDS encoding alpha/beta hydrolase, translating into MWKWETEQQPRGVIVIVQGALEHHSRYGWLIEMWRKAGFHVVMGDLPGQGITSRAQRGHISTFNDYLTAVKEWVEAAYQFDLPVFLLGHGIGGLITIRLLQELDFEVAGVIASSPCLGMVHTPPKMINMMSHSLNSLTPSFKFSYGVTAEMVTRNEQVIEADKEDSLLINKVSVRWYRELLQAIKVASLKVNDMPNVPLLLMQAGADRIVDRKAVRKWFHQIDLSDMHYKEWPGLYHEIFNEPEREDVFYYAKGFVENQLRLLGYVVDK; encoded by the coding sequence ATGTGGAAGTGGGAAACAGAACAACAGCCTAGAGGGGTCATTGTTATCGTTCAAGGGGCATTGGAGCATCATAGCCGATATGGCTGGTTAATTGAGATGTGGCGTAAGGCTGGATTTCATGTCGTGATGGGGGATCTTCCGGGGCAAGGAATTACGTCACGCGCCCAACGGGGACATATTTCAACATTTAATGATTATTTAACAGCTGTGAAAGAGTGGGTGGAAGCAGCGTACCAATTTGATCTTCCAGTGTTCCTGCTTGGTCATGGGATAGGAGGATTAATTACGATTCGTCTTTTGCAGGAATTGGATTTTGAAGTGGCGGGTGTAATCGCCTCTTCTCCTTGTTTAGGTATGGTTCATACACCACCAAAAATGATCAATATGATGTCGCATAGTCTAAATTCATTAACGCCTTCTTTTAAATTTTCTTATGGAGTTACAGCAGAAATGGTTACTCGAAATGAACAGGTGATAGAAGCGGATAAAGAAGATTCGCTGTTGATTAATAAAGTGTCTGTTCGTTGGTATCGTGAATTGCTTCAAGCGATTAAAGTGGCTTCATTAAAAGTAAATGATATGCCAAATGTTCCACTGCTTTTAATGCAAGCAGGAGCAGATCGGATTGTTGATCGAAAAGCGGTCAGAAAGTGGTTTCACCAAATTGATCTCTCCGATATGCATTATAAAGAATGGCCTGGGCTGTATCATGAAATTTTTAATGAACCAGAACGAGAAGATGTGTTTTATTATGCGAAAGGATTTGTAGAGAATCAGCTCCGTCTTTTAGGATATGTCGTTGATAAATGA
- a CDS encoding gamma carbonic anhydrase family protein → MIYPYKEKTPNIADSAYIADYATITGDVTIGEESSVWFNTVIRGDVAPTIIGNKTNIQDNSVLHQSPNNPLIIEDEVTVGHQVILHSCKIRKKALIGMGSIILDNAEIGEGAFIGAGSLVPPGKVIPPNSMAFGRPAKVVREINEADREDMERIVREYAEKAQYYKGLQKK, encoded by the coding sequence ATGATTTATCCATACAAAGAGAAAACACCTAACATCGCTGACTCTGCTTATATTGCGGATTATGCGACCATTACAGGTGACGTAACGATCGGTGAAGAATCGAGTGTTTGGTTCAACACAGTTATACGCGGCGATGTCGCACCAACCATTATTGGAAACAAAACCAATATCCAGGACAACTCCGTTTTACATCAAAGCCCAAATAACCCGCTGATCATTGAAGATGAGGTGACAGTTGGTCATCAAGTCATTCTTCATAGCTGTAAAATTAGAAAAAAAGCACTGATTGGCATGGGCTCCATCATTCTAGACAATGCCGAAATCGGCGAGGGAGCGTTTATCGGCGCAGGTAGCCTTGTCCCACCAGGAAAAGTGATCCCACCGAATTCAATGGCATTTGGACGTCCAGCTAAAGTTGTTAGAGAAATAAACGAAGCGGACCGTGAAGACATGGAGCGAATTGTGCGCGAATATGCAGAGAAAGCTCAATATTATAAAGGTTTACAAAAAAAATGA
- a CDS encoding MFS transporter, which yields MPKAVWLLVIGMVINVTGASFLWPLNTIYIHEHLGKSLSVAGIVLMLNAGASVVGNLLGGTLFDRFGGYRSILLGTLINVIALVGMTLWHGWPHYVIFLTMVGLGSGIIFPAVYALAGAVWPEGGRRAFNAVYVAQNAGVAIGSALGGFVASYSFNYIFIANLAMFAVFFLLAAFGYRHMSSVQGVQTNVLAEHGQVKSRSKMTALLILCIAYMLCWVGYVQWQSTIASYTQEINISLKQYSLLWTINGALIVFGQPFINYLLRPLRENMKKQIVFGIVIFMVSFGVTAFAQDFKGFMAAMVILTIGEMLVWPAVPTIANQLSPKGREGFYQGVVNSMATAGRMFGPVLGGVLVDTYGMTVLFMMLIALLSLAFVLALLYDRPLKKELPSASMSSY from the coding sequence ATGCCAAAAGCAGTTTGGTTGTTAGTCATTGGAATGGTTATAAACGTCACGGGGGCTTCTTTTTTATGGCCATTGAACACCATTTATATTCATGAGCATCTTGGGAAATCATTATCCGTTGCCGGGATTGTATTAATGTTAAATGCGGGAGCTTCAGTTGTTGGGAATCTTCTTGGCGGCACGCTTTTTGATCGGTTTGGTGGTTATCGCTCGATTCTGTTAGGAACACTTATCAATGTGATCGCTCTTGTAGGGATGACGCTATGGCATGGTTGGCCGCATTATGTCATCTTTTTAACGATGGTTGGCCTTGGTTCGGGAATCATTTTTCCAGCTGTGTATGCTCTAGCTGGTGCGGTTTGGCCAGAAGGTGGACGACGAGCGTTTAATGCGGTGTATGTGGCACAAAACGCTGGTGTAGCGATCGGATCGGCACTTGGTGGATTTGTTGCTTCCTATTCGTTTAATTATATTTTCATCGCCAACCTTGCGATGTTTGCGGTGTTTTTCTTATTAGCAGCCTTTGGTTATCGTCACATGAGCTCAGTCCAAGGGGTGCAGACCAATGTGTTAGCTGAACATGGCCAAGTCAAAAGCCGCAGTAAGATGACGGCATTACTGATTCTTTGTATCGCTTATATGCTTTGTTGGGTCGGATATGTGCAATGGCAATCAACCATTGCTAGTTACACGCAAGAAATCAATATTAGCTTAAAGCAATACAGTTTATTATGGACGATTAACGGAGCGCTTATTGTGTTTGGCCAGCCATTCATCAATTATTTGCTTCGTCCATTACGAGAGAATATGAAAAAACAAATCGTTTTTGGTATCGTCATTTTTATGGTGTCCTTTGGCGTAACAGCTTTTGCCCAAGATTTTAAAGGGTTTATGGCCGCGATGGTGATCTTGACAATCGGAGAAATGCTTGTTTGGCCAGCTGTACCAACCATTGCGAATCAGCTTTCACCGAAAGGAAGAGAGGGATTTTATCAAGGGGTGGTCAACAGTATGGCTACGGCTGGACGAATGTTTGGGCCAGTTCTTGGAGGGGTGCTTGTCGATACATATGGCATGACGGTCTTATTTATGATGTTAATTGCCCTATTAAGTCTTGCATTCGTATTGGCTCTTTTGTATGATCGGCCGCTTAAAAAAGAATTGCCATCTGCTTCAATGTCGTCTTATTAA
- the leuS gene encoding leucine--tRNA ligase, with the protein MSFDHQLIEKKWQKFWEENKTFKTTEDKEKQKFYALDMFPYPSGAGLHVGHPEGYTATDILSRYKRMNGYNVLHPMGWDAFGLPAEQYALDTGNDPAEFTEQNINNFRRQIKSLGFSYDWDREINTTDPEYYKWTQWIFLQLYKKGLAYVDEVAVNWCPALGTVLANEEVIDGKSERGEHPVERRPMKQWILKITEYADRLLEDLDELDWPESIKDMQRNWIGRSEGAEVTFSIDGYEETFTVFTTRPDTLFGATYAVLAPEHPFVNKITTAEQQQAVADYLDEIKSKSDLERTDLAKHKTGVFTGAYAINPANGEKMPIWIADYVLMSYGTGAIMAVPAHDERDYEFAQTFDLPIKAVVAGGDVEKEAYTGDGEHINSDFLNELNKEDAIVKMIAWLEEKDLGTKKVTYRLRDWLFSRQRYWGEPIPIIHWEDGTMSAVPEEELPLVLPVTTEIKPSGTGESPLANIDEWVNVVDPVTGKKGRRETNTMPQWAGSCWYYLRFIDPSNSEALADLEKLKEWMPVDIYIGGAEHAVLHLLYARFWHKVLYDLGVVHTKEPFQKLFNQGMILGENNEKMSKSKGNVVNPDEIVGSHGADTLRLYEMFMGPLDASIAWSTTGVDGARRFLDRVWRLIVQENGELSEKITDGGTELEKVYHQTVKKVTEDYEHLRFNTAISQMMVFVNEAYKAEALPKAFIEGLVQLLSPIAPHMTEELWEKLGQTDTISYQPWPTFDETKLVDDEVEIVVQVNGKLKTKLMISKEATREEMEQIAINDEKVKEQIEGKTVRKVIAVPGKLVNIVAN; encoded by the coding sequence ATGAGTTTTGATCATCAGCTTATTGAGAAGAAATGGCAAAAGTTTTGGGAAGAAAATAAAACATTTAAAACAACAGAAGATAAAGAAAAGCAGAAATTTTATGCATTAGATATGTTTCCTTATCCATCAGGAGCGGGCTTGCATGTTGGGCATCCAGAAGGTTATACAGCAACGGATATTTTATCACGCTACAAGCGGATGAATGGTTACAATGTCCTTCATCCAATGGGGTGGGATGCCTTTGGTTTACCAGCTGAGCAATATGCGTTAGATACAGGAAATGATCCGGCTGAATTTACGGAGCAAAATATTAATAACTTCCGCCGTCAAATTAAGTCATTAGGATTTTCTTACGATTGGGATCGCGAAATTAATACAACAGATCCTGAATACTACAAATGGACACAATGGATTTTCTTACAGCTTTATAAAAAAGGACTAGCTTACGTGGATGAAGTGGCTGTCAATTGGTGTCCAGCTCTTGGAACGGTATTGGCAAACGAAGAAGTCATCGACGGCAAAAGTGAACGTGGGGAACATCCAGTTGAACGTCGCCCAATGAAGCAATGGATCTTAAAAATTACGGAATATGCGGATCGCTTATTGGAAGACTTAGATGAGCTTGACTGGCCAGAAAGCATTAAAGATATGCAGCGTAACTGGATCGGTCGTTCAGAAGGAGCAGAAGTGACGTTTTCGATTGATGGATATGAAGAAACGTTTACTGTGTTCACAACGCGTCCTGATACTCTTTTCGGTGCTACATATGCAGTACTTGCTCCTGAACATCCATTTGTTAATAAAATTACAACAGCAGAGCAGCAGCAAGCGGTAGCTGATTATTTAGATGAAATCAAGTCGAAAAGTGATTTAGAGCGTACAGATTTGGCGAAGCATAAAACAGGTGTATTTACAGGTGCGTATGCGATCAATCCAGCAAACGGCGAAAAAATGCCGATCTGGATCGCTGATTACGTCTTAATGAGCTATGGAACAGGAGCCATTATGGCAGTCCCTGCTCATGACGAACGCGATTATGAATTTGCTCAAACATTCGATTTACCGATTAAAGCCGTTGTCGCTGGTGGAGATGTTGAGAAAGAAGCTTATACAGGTGATGGTGAGCATATCAACTCTGACTTTTTAAATGAATTAAACAAAGAAGATGCCATTGTTAAAATGATTGCTTGGTTAGAGGAAAAAGACCTTGGAACGAAAAAAGTAACGTATCGCCTACGTGACTGGTTATTCAGCCGTCAGCGTTATTGGGGTGAGCCGATTCCAATCATCCATTGGGAAGACGGTACAATGAGTGCAGTGCCTGAAGAGGAGTTACCGCTTGTATTGCCAGTAACAACAGAAATTAAACCGAGCGGAACAGGGGAATCTCCATTAGCGAACATTGATGAATGGGTTAATGTGGTTGATCCAGTGACAGGCAAAAAAGGTCGTCGCGAAACGAATACAATGCCGCAATGGGCCGGCAGCTGCTGGTACTATTTACGCTTTATCGATCCAAGCAACAGCGAAGCATTAGCTGATCTAGAAAAACTAAAAGAGTGGATGCCAGTAGATATTTATATCGGTGGAGCGGAGCATGCCGTACTTCACTTATTGTACGCTCGTTTCTGGCATAAAGTATTATATGATTTAGGCGTTGTTCATACGAAAGAGCCATTCCAAAAGTTGTTTAACCAAGGAATGATTCTCGGTGAAAATAATGAAAAAATGAGTAAATCAAAAGGCAACGTTGTCAACCCAGATGAAATCGTGGGTAGTCATGGAGCGGATACGCTTCGTTTATATGAAATGTTCATGGGCCCATTAGATGCATCGATAGCTTGGTCAACAACAGGGGTAGATGGCGCGCGTCGCTTCCTTGATCGTGTATGGCGCTTAATTGTTCAAGAAAACGGGGAATTAAGTGAGAAAATTACAGATGGAGGCACAGAGTTAGAAAAAGTGTACCATCAAACAGTGAAGAAGGTAACAGAGGATTATGAGCATCTTCGCTTTAACACCGCGATTTCGCAAATGATGGTGTTCGTGAACGAAGCTTATAAAGCAGAAGCATTACCGAAAGCATTTATTGAAGGTTTAGTTCAATTACTTTCTCCAATTGCTCCGCATATGACGGAAGAACTATGGGAGAAACTAGGTCAGACAGACACCATTAGTTACCAGCCTTGGCCAACGTTTGATGAAACGAAACTTGTTGATGATGAAGTAGAAATTGTTGTTCAAGTGAACGGTAAATTAAAAACAAAACTAATGATTTCTAAAGAAGCAACTCGTGAAGAAATGGAACAAATCGCTATTAACGATGAAAAAGTAAAAGAACAAATCGAAGGCAAAACGGTTCGTAAAGTGATTGCTGTACCAGGCAAACTAGTCAATATCGTAGCTAATTAA
- a CDS encoding YpzG family protein, which yields MSHKDELDTHSELFHHNWTRPKRAKSQVNGHTEESQKTIILKRMVKAHRFS from the coding sequence ATGAGTCATAAAGATGAGTTAGATACGCACTCAGAATTGTTTCATCATAACTGGACGAGACCAAAGCGAGCGAAATCGCAAGTGAATGGTCATACGGAAGAGTCACAAAAGACCATTATTTTAAAAAGAATGGTCAAAGCTCACCGCTTTTCTTAG
- a CDS encoding DUF4241 domain-containing protein, whose translation MSKVLRELSKIGEKTLRPEVLEPLKIVSGKIVACEPGVFDNRSFERLIEPGSYPVVAWWHEDTQLIAAAELKLSDGVPVRWEMATKPGQNIDELEEGHIFGYPVDTGLGCFADQEAIGKMSEIEARLVRELGEDFISFYDDALDDVLMEHDDVWGNFIVSKENGLNAILFRTGYGDGFYASYWGMDEDGQIVSLVTDFNVL comes from the coding sequence ATGTCAAAAGTATTACGTGAATTATCTAAAATAGGCGAAAAAACACTTCGTCCAGAAGTACTTGAACCATTAAAGATTGTTTCTGGAAAAATTGTTGCCTGCGAGCCTGGCGTGTTCGACAATCGATCATTCGAACGGCTAATCGAGCCAGGTTCCTATCCTGTTGTCGCTTGGTGGCATGAAGATACTCAGCTGATTGCTGCAGCGGAACTGAAATTATCCGATGGTGTGCCAGTTCGTTGGGAGATGGCGACAAAACCAGGACAAAACATCGATGAACTGGAGGAGGGACATATATTCGGTTATCCTGTGGATACAGGGCTAGGATGTTTTGCGGATCAGGAAGCGATCGGCAAAATGTCAGAAATAGAAGCTAGATTAGTAAGGGAACTTGGAGAGGATTTTATTAGCTTTTATGATGATGCCTTAGACGATGTGTTGATGGAACATGACGATGTATGGGGCAACTTCATCGTGTCTAAGGAGAATGGATTGAACGCCATTTTGTTTCGCACGGGTTACGGCGATGGATTTTACGCATCCTATTGGGGAATGGATGAGGATGGACAGATCGTTTCGCTTGTGACTGATTTTAATGTATTGTAA
- a CDS encoding NAD(P)/FAD-dependent oxidoreductase has product MNYDVIVIGGGPSGLMASIAAGEQGARVLLLDKGSKLGRKLAISGGGRCNVTNRLPIDEIIKHIPGNGRFLYSAFSIFNNEDIIRFFEDLGIQLKEEDHGRMFPVTDKAQSVVDALLRRIDELNVTIRVNTAVANILYKDGRATGIELRDGQTILSQTIVVAAGGCSVPHTGSTGDAYPWAEQAGHTITELYPTEVPVTSEEAFIKDKTLQGLSLRNVALSVLNPKGKTIITHQMDMIFTHFGISGPAVLRCSQYVVKALKKSTEVVMTIDSLPDKNEEQLFQDIHRLMKEHPKKSVKNCLKGIVPERYLLFLLKQADIDEEMPCNGVSMEKVRQFVHLCKDFRFTVNGTLPLEKAFVTGGGVSIKEIEPKTMASKKMSGLYFCGEVLDIHGYTGGYNITSALVTGRLAGTNAGQE; this is encoded by the coding sequence ATGAATTATGATGTAATTGTAATCGGAGGCGGTCCCTCTGGTTTGATGGCTTCGATTGCCGCTGGAGAACAGGGGGCTCGCGTGCTGCTATTAGATAAAGGCAGTAAACTCGGACGAAAGCTGGCCATTTCAGGAGGCGGCCGTTGCAATGTCACAAACCGGCTGCCGATTGATGAGATCATTAAGCATATCCCTGGCAACGGACGATTTTTATATAGTGCCTTTTCGATTTTTAACAATGAGGATATTATTCGCTTTTTTGAGGATCTTGGCATTCAGTTGAAAGAAGAGGATCATGGGCGGATGTTTCCGGTGACGGATAAAGCTCAATCGGTCGTTGATGCCCTGCTCCGTCGAATTGATGAATTAAATGTCACGATTCGAGTGAATACAGCGGTTGCTAATATATTGTATAAGGATGGACGAGCAACTGGTATTGAGTTAAGAGACGGACAAACCATACTAAGTCAAACTATTGTTGTGGCGGCTGGTGGCTGTTCTGTTCCCCATACAGGCTCTACCGGTGATGCCTATCCTTGGGCAGAACAAGCTGGACACACCATTACGGAGCTTTATCCAACCGAAGTTCCTGTTACGTCAGAAGAAGCATTTATTAAAGATAAAACATTGCAAGGCTTGTCCTTAAGAAATGTGGCATTAAGCGTGCTTAATCCAAAAGGAAAAACGATCATTACCCATCAAATGGATATGATTTTCACCCATTTTGGCATTTCAGGTCCAGCCGTTCTTCGTTGCAGTCAATACGTCGTCAAAGCACTGAAAAAATCGACTGAAGTCGTGATGACGATCGATAGCCTACCGGACAAAAATGAAGAGCAGCTGTTCCAAGACATCCATCGTTTAATGAAGGAACACCCGAAAAAATCAGTCAAAAACTGCTTAAAAGGAATTGTTCCAGAACGCTATTTATTGTTTTTACTGAAGCAGGCGGACATTGATGAAGAGATGCCTTGTAACGGAGTCTCCATGGAGAAAGTTCGACAATTCGTTCATCTGTGCAAAGACTTTCGCTTTACCGTCAACGGAACCCTTCCTCTTGAAAAGGCCTTCGTTACAGGCGGCGGTGTGTCCATTAAAGAAATTGAACCGAAAACGATGGCTTCGAAAAAAATGTCTGGACTTTATTTTTGCGGAGAAGTATTAGATATCCACGGATACACGGGCGGCTACAATATTACCTCTGCCCTTGTAACCGGCAGACTCGCTGGCACGAATGCAGGACAAGAATAA
- a CDS encoding tetraprenyl-beta-curcumene synthase family protein, protein MAIPVTPLRLMHSIYKEVFPIVHEQLTFWKAQAENIPNSELRQQALASIEHKTFHCEGGAVLALLSGEKKEEAVRFIVAYQTISDYLDNLCDRSTSLDPQDFAALHEAMEDSLTIDAPMREYYRFREDREDGGYLWQLVQTCQSVISTVAVYKEIAPYFQELCRYYCDLQIHKHVRKEEREERLQTWFQQHQPSLPEMEWYEFSACAGSTLGIFCLLSYSLNDEFQPEQAQLVKDSYFPYIQGLHILLDYLIDQAEDREGGDLNFCFYYPDEQRLFERMIYFVEEADKQARKLPHARFHQLVNRGLLGVYLSDDKAFQQKKIRSMSKKMIRKSGGTSFFFYINGRTYRRVQRAFPQLFTKKR, encoded by the coding sequence ATGGCAATACCTGTGACACCACTAAGATTAATGCATAGCATTTATAAAGAAGTGTTTCCAATTGTGCACGAACAGTTAACTTTCTGGAAAGCACAAGCGGAAAACATTCCAAATAGTGAATTGCGACAGCAAGCTCTCGCCAGCATTGAACATAAAACGTTTCATTGTGAAGGTGGAGCGGTGCTGGCGTTGTTATCAGGTGAGAAAAAAGAAGAAGCAGTACGTTTTATTGTGGCTTATCAAACGATTAGTGATTATTTAGATAATCTTTGTGACCGAAGTACCTCGCTAGACCCTCAAGATTTCGCAGCTCTTCATGAAGCGATGGAAGATTCACTCACGATAGATGCACCTATGAGAGAATACTATCGATTTCGGGAAGATCGGGAGGATGGCGGCTACTTATGGCAGCTCGTCCAAACATGTCAATCTGTCATTTCGACGGTCGCTGTCTATAAAGAAATTGCGCCTTATTTTCAAGAATTATGCCGTTATTATTGCGACTTGCAAATACATAAACATGTGCGAAAAGAGGAAAGAGAAGAGCGGCTACAAACATGGTTCCAACAGCATCAGCCTTCATTGCCAGAAATGGAGTGGTATGAGTTTTCAGCTTGTGCGGGGTCGACGCTTGGGATCTTTTGCTTACTTTCATACAGTCTGAATGATGAATTTCAGCCAGAGCAAGCGCAACTTGTTAAAGATAGTTATTTTCCTTATATTCAAGGCCTTCATATTTTATTAGATTATTTAATTGATCAGGCAGAGGATCGAGAAGGTGGCGATTTGAATTTCTGTTTTTACTATCCCGATGAACAACGATTGTTTGAGCGGATGATTTACTTTGTAGAAGAGGCGGATAAACAAGCCCGAAAGCTTCCGCATGCTCGCTTTCATCAGCTAGTTAATCGCGGGCTGCTGGGCGTCTATTTATCGGATGATAAAGCGTTTCAACAAAAGAAGATCCGGTCCATGTCGAAAAAAATGATTCGTAAAAGCGGAGGCACCAGCTTTTTCTTCTATATAAACGGACGCACATATCGGCGTGTGCAACGGGCATTTCCGCAGTTATTTACTAAAAAAAGATAG
- a CDS encoding class I SAM-dependent methyltransferase — translation MNLDGILPFARKLLEKVVTDGSIAIDATLGNGHDTLFLAKLVGDNGHIFGFDVQEVALTNTKVRLEEHQLSDRTTLFSCGHEHVAASIPEKSHGHISGAIFNLGYLPKGDKTIVTKPNTTISAIEQIFSMLHSGGIIVLVIYHGHEEGAVEKEELLKYVATLDQQQAHVLQYQFINQANHPPFIIAIEKR, via the coding sequence ATGAATCTCGATGGAATCCTACCATTTGCTAGAAAATTATTAGAAAAAGTGGTCACCGATGGCAGCATCGCGATTGATGCAACGCTTGGCAATGGCCATGACACATTATTTCTTGCCAAACTTGTTGGCGATAACGGACATATATTTGGCTTTGATGTGCAAGAAGTCGCTTTAACAAATACGAAGGTCCGATTAGAAGAACATCAATTAAGTGACCGCACTACACTTTTTAGCTGCGGGCATGAACACGTAGCTGCTTCCATTCCGGAAAAGTCGCATGGCCATATTAGCGGTGCTATTTTTAACCTTGGTTATTTGCCAAAAGGAGATAAAACGATTGTCACAAAGCCCAACACCACTATCTCAGCGATTGAGCAAATTTTCTCGATGCTGCATTCAGGTGGAATCATCGTTCTTGTTATCTACCATGGACATGAAGAAGGAGCGGTAGAAAAAGAAGAACTGCTGAAGTATGTAGCTACCCTTGATCAGCAACAAGCTCATGTGTTGCAATATCAATTTATTAACCAGGCGAATCACCCGCCTTTTATTATTGCGATTGAAAAAAGGTAA
- a CDS encoding rhodanese-like domain-containing protein: MEPIEIMTPEELKQKLENGEQLEIIDVREDEEVASGMIPEAKHIVMATIPEHLDQFDKEKEYIFVCRSGRRSENVCYYMRDQGFKVRNMVGGMLEWTGKTK, translated from the coding sequence ATGGAACCAATTGAAATCATGACTCCGGAAGAACTTAAACAAAAATTAGAAAACGGTGAACAACTAGAAATCATCGATGTTCGTGAAGATGAAGAAGTGGCTAGTGGCATGATTCCAGAAGCGAAGCATATTGTTATGGCCACAATCCCTGAACACCTTGATCAATTTGATAAAGAAAAAGAATACATTTTTGTTTGCCGCTCTGGACGCCGCAGTGAAAATGTTTGCTACTACATGCGCGACCAAGGATTTAAAGTTCGAAATATGGTTGGCGGCATGCTTGAATGGACAGGTAAAACAAAATAA